One genomic segment of Pseudomonadota bacterium includes these proteins:
- a CDS encoding MFS transporter has product MRDLIKNKQIFSWALYDWANSAFATTVMAGFFPVFFQKFWSTDVTPVETTARLGYANAAAGLVIAILAPILGAIGDRGGRRKQFLFAWTLLGVGSTAALYLVGQGEWLAAAVLFVLGTMGFNGGIVFNDSMLLDVAQPNQFDRVSSFGYALGYLGGGLLFLINVVMVSKPALFGLADAGQAVRASFVTVAVWWLVFTIPLMRRVHEQQRGPHLPFFDAARVGFKELRNTIAHVRQYKTIAMFLLAYWFYIDGVNTIIKMAVNYGVSLGLDTNSLLTALLVTQFVGFPAALFFGYLGDRIGPKRGILIGLAVYAGITVYAYFLDSEAEFFALAVVVGLVQGGVQSLSRSVFGRLVPEGKNAEFFGFFNMMGKFATVLGPLLIAIVAGVTHNERASIISLVLLFVIGAVLLWRVRLTPRAA; this is encoded by the coding sequence GTGCGCGATCTCATCAAGAACAAGCAGATCTTTTCCTGGGCCCTGTACGACTGGGCCAACTCGGCGTTCGCTACCACGGTGATGGCGGGGTTTTTCCCGGTGTTCTTCCAGAAATTCTGGAGCACCGACGTGACGCCGGTCGAAACCACGGCGCGCCTGGGTTATGCCAACGCCGCGGCGGGGCTCGTCATCGCGATCCTCGCGCCGATTCTCGGCGCCATCGGCGATCGCGGCGGGCGCCGCAAGCAATTCCTGTTCGCGTGGACCTTGTTAGGCGTGGGCTCGACCGCCGCGTTGTACCTCGTCGGGCAGGGCGAATGGCTCGCGGCCGCGGTGTTGTTCGTGCTCGGCACCATGGGTTTCAACGGCGGCATCGTGTTCAACGACTCGATGCTGCTCGACGTGGCGCAGCCCAATCAATTCGATCGCGTTTCCTCTTTCGGTTATGCGCTGGGTTATCTCGGGGGCGGGCTGCTGTTCCTCATCAACGTGGTCATGGTCAGCAAGCCGGCGTTGTTCGGGCTGGCGGACGCCGGGCAGGCGGTGCGCGCGTCGTTCGTCACCGTCGCGGTGTGGTGGCTGGTGTTCACGATTCCACTGATGCGCCGCGTACACGAGCAGCAGCGCGGCCCGCATCTGCCGTTTTTCGACGCCGCCCGCGTCGGTTTCAAAGAGCTCAGGAACACGATCGCGCACGTGCGCCAGTACAAGACGATCGCGATGTTCCTGCTGGCGTACTGGTTCTACATCGACGGCGTGAACACCATCATCAAGATGGCGGTGAACTACGGCGTCTCGCTCGGCCTCGACACGAACAGCCTGCTCACCGCGTTGCTGGTCACGCAGTTCGTCGGCTTCCCGGCGGCGCTGTTCTTCGGTTATCTCGGCGACCGCATCGGCCCGAAACGCGGCATCCTCATCGGGCTCGCCGTCTACGCGGGCATCACCGTGTACGCCTACTTCCTCGATTCGGAAGCGGAGTTCTTCGCACTGGCCGTGGTCGTCGGCCTGGTGCAGGGCGGCGTGCAGAGCCTGTCGCGGTCGGTGTTCGGCCGGCTCGTTCCCGAGGGCAAGAACGCGGAGTTCTTCGGATTCTTCAACATGATGGGCAAGTTCGCGACGGTCCTCGGCCCCTTGCTCATCGCCATCGTCGCGGGCGTCACGCACAACGAACGTGCTTCGATCATCTCGCTGGTGCTGCTGTTCGTGATCGGCGCGGTCCTGTTGTGGCGCGTGCGGCTTACACCGCGAGCCGCCTGA
- a CDS encoding lytic transglycosylase domain-containing protein, with protein MRYLLPLLLCLPLQALAAPAADAQREPEVKNAVQHAIDQAECFEDRYDSAVWYKMMEPRLRKKVPDREERMAILKNVFCEANRGGEVRIPPGLVMAIIDIESSFNRYAVSYAGAVGLMQVMPFWPETLGMRRHQLTKSPENIRMGCAIFRAYLKRENNNIARALARYNGSTGKRWYSDKVIDQWTRWNGADDLGRDNRHAEVKTVVR; from the coding sequence ATGCGTTATCTCCTGCCCCTCCTTCTCTGTCTGCCCCTCCAGGCGCTGGCCGCGCCGGCGGCGGATGCGCAGCGCGAACCGGAAGTGAAGAACGCCGTCCAGCACGCCATCGACCAGGCGGAATGTTTCGAGGACCGGTACGACTCCGCGGTCTGGTACAAGATGATGGAGCCGCGCCTGCGCAAGAAGGTGCCGGACCGTGAAGAACGCATGGCGATTCTCAAGAATGTGTTCTGCGAGGCGAATCGCGGCGGCGAAGTGCGTATTCCACCCGGCCTCGTCATGGCCATCATCGACATCGAGAGCAGCTTCAACCGCTACGCGGTTTCATACGCGGGCGCCGTCGGCCTCATGCAGGTGATGCCGTTCTGGCCCGAAACGCTGGGGATGCGCCGCCACCAGCTGACGAAATCGCCGGAGAACATCCGCATGGGATGCGCGATCTTCCGCGCCTATCTCAAACGCGAGAACAACAACATCGCGCGCGCGCTGGCGCGTTACAACGGCAGCACGGGCAAACGCTGGTACTCGGACAAGGTCATCGACCAGTGGACGCGCTGGAATGGCGCCGACGATCTCGGCCGCGACAACCGTCACGCCGAAGTGAAGACGGTCGTCCGCTGA
- a CDS encoding acylphosphatase, with product MVCRRSFVSGRVQGVFYRATCVRKAEALGLTGFARNLTDGRVEVLACGEPAAVEQFTAWLWEGSPASKVTAVDTTEVDPASVQRTTVFTSA from the coding sequence ATGGTTTGCCGCCGTTCATTCGTTTCGGGCCGCGTCCAGGGCGTCTTTTATCGCGCCACGTGTGTCCGCAAGGCCGAGGCACTGGGGTTGACCGGTTTCGCGCGGAACCTCACCGACGGCCGCGTGGAAGTGCTGGCCTGCGGCGAGCCGGCCGCGGTCGAGCAATTCACGGCGTGGTTGTGGGAAGGATCGCCGGCCTCGAAAGTGACCGCCGTCGACACGACGGAAGTCGACCCCGCCTCGGTTCAGCGGACGACCGTCTTCACTTCGGCGTGA
- a CDS encoding DUF3488 and transglutaminase-like domain-containing protein, translating into MNTAARAQVAATLVFMASVLFIAGHAPPWCTAIALLSVAWRLSIGFGWLQPPRGRRGARFLFGMLTALLVAAVLANFRTVNGLAAGTALLVVMGALKLIESRTRRDDGIVVGVSLFLLLAAALASQSLWRLPLYLLIVWGACAAIALIAYPGDALRTRTALRLSGRALAMSVPLAAACFLFFPRVAGQFWALERGAGATTGLSDEMSPGSISKLANEYDPAFRVRFAAGLPARAALYWRGPVLNSFDGFTWRRERARFYRAEPLEMLGDPVRYRVTLEPTWQPWLYALDTVDASPRRDVFMSYDRQLSTMDRITDVVSYDAVSHLATRSSGELSTLGRRYETQLPDGRNPRTLALAREIRARTPDDAAYARAVLEWFRTNGLEYTLEPGTTTLDSVDTTLFDSKRGFCGHFASAFAMLMRSAGIPARVVTGYLGGEWNPAGGYLIVRQSDAHAWTEIWLEGRGWTRMDPTAVVAPERLQRGILDLFNDSLPVASVFFRNTWLRQLNHLWDGANQWWQDQVVEFNLRAQFDLLRKLGVESPDWRHLGWAFALALLAWIAWVGLSLRRSVARLKPDRLARAWLRATRRLARVAPPRAAHEGPMDYARRVGALRPELGPRVEALAARYARLRFGPRAAKNEIAQFEREVRRLAV; encoded by the coding sequence GTGAACACGGCGGCCCGCGCGCAGGTCGCGGCAACGCTGGTGTTCATGGCCAGCGTTCTTTTCATCGCCGGCCATGCGCCGCCCTGGTGTACCGCGATCGCGCTGCTGAGTGTGGCGTGGCGCCTGTCCATCGGATTCGGCTGGTTGCAGCCGCCGCGCGGGCGGCGCGGCGCACGTTTCCTGTTCGGCATGCTCACGGCGTTGCTGGTGGCCGCGGTGCTCGCTAACTTTCGCACCGTCAACGGCCTCGCTGCCGGCACCGCGCTGCTGGTGGTGATGGGCGCGCTGAAACTCATCGAATCGCGCACGCGCCGCGACGATGGCATCGTGGTCGGCGTGTCGCTGTTCCTGCTGCTGGCCGCGGCGCTCGCGAGCCAGTCGCTTTGGCGGCTGCCGCTCTATCTACTGATCGTCTGGGGAGCGTGCGCCGCCATCGCGTTGATCGCCTATCCCGGCGACGCGCTGCGCACACGCACGGCGCTGCGGCTTTCCGGCCGCGCGCTGGCGATGTCGGTGCCGCTGGCGGCCGCCTGCTTCCTGTTCTTTCCGCGCGTCGCCGGTCAATTCTGGGCACTCGAGCGCGGCGCCGGGGCGACCACCGGGCTGTCCGACGAGATGTCCCCGGGCAGCATCAGCAAACTCGCCAACGAATACGACCCGGCGTTTCGCGTGCGCTTCGCGGCCGGGCTGCCGGCGCGCGCGGCGCTGTACTGGCGGGGCCCCGTGCTCAACAGCTTCGACGGCTTCACCTGGCGGCGCGAGCGAGCGCGGTTCTACCGCGCCGAGCCGCTCGAAATGCTCGGCGATCCGGTGCGTTATCGCGTGACGCTCGAACCGACCTGGCAGCCGTGGCTGTACGCACTCGACACCGTCGATGCCAGCCCGCGGCGCGACGTGTTCATGTCCTACGACCGGCAGCTTTCGACGATGGATCGCATCACCGACGTCGTCAGCTACGACGCCGTTTCGCATCTTGCGACCCGCTCGTCGGGCGAGTTGTCGACGCTCGGGCGCAGGTACGAAACCCAGCTGCCTGACGGACGCAATCCACGCACGCTCGCACTGGCGCGTGAAATTCGCGCGCGCACGCCGGATGACGCTGCCTACGCGCGCGCCGTGCTCGAATGGTTTCGCACCAACGGACTCGAGTACACGCTCGAACCGGGCACGACCACGCTCGACTCCGTGGACACGACGTTGTTCGACTCCAAACGTGGCTTCTGCGGACACTTCGCATCCGCCTTCGCGATGCTGATGCGTTCGGCGGGAATCCCGGCCCGGGTGGTCACGGGATATCTGGGTGGTGAATGGAATCCGGCCGGCGGATACCTGATCGTGCGGCAGTCCGATGCCCATGCGTGGACCGAGATCTGGCTCGAAGGCCGCGGCTGGACGCGCATGGATCCCACGGCCGTGGTGGCGCCGGAACGGCTGCAGCGCGGCATCCTCGATCTGTTCAACGATTCATTGCCGGTGGCCAGTGTCTTTTTTCGCAATACCTGGCTGCGCCAGCTCAATCACCTGTGGGACGGGGCAAACCAGTGGTGGCAGGACCAGGTGGTCGAGTTCAACCTGCGGGCGCAATTCGACCTGTTGCGGAAGTTAGGCGTCGAATCGCCGGACTGGCGGCACCTGGGCTGGGCATTCGCACTCGCCTTGCTGGCGTGGATCGCGTGGGTGGGGCTGTCGCTGCGGCGCAGTGTCGCGCGCCTCAAACCCGACCGCCTCGCGCGCGCCTGGTTGCGCGCCACGCGCCGGCTCGCACGCGTGGCGCCGCCACGCGCCGCACACGAAGGACCGATGGATTACGCGCGGCGCGTGGGCGCACTTCGACCCGAGCTCGGGCCGCGCGTCGAGGCGCTCGCGGCGCGTTACGCGCGGCTGCGCTTCGGCCCGCGGGCCGCCAAAAACGAGATCGCGCAGTTCGAGCGCGAGGTCAGGCGGCTCGCGGTGTAA
- a CDS encoding peptide chain release factor 3, protein MTSTGLETARRRTFAIISHPDAGKTTLTEKLLLFGGAIQLAGTVKGRKAARHATSDWMALEKQRGISITSSVMQFPFRDEIINLLDTPGHEDFSEDTYRTLTAVDSALMVIDCAKGVEERTIKLMEVCRMRDTPIMTFINKLDREGRPPIELLDEIESVLKIRTAPVTWPIGMGRDLAGVYHLIEDRIYVYEAAARGERGTNRTIDGLHSAAGREFLGDRAARFDDEIELVRGGTAEFDVEAYREGRQSPVFFGSAISNFGVEELLAHFGRHAPAPLPRAAVQREVDAGEEKLTGFVFKIQANMDPQHRDRIAFMRLCSGKYTRGMRMFHVRLEKEMRIADALTFMAADRSAADEAFAGDIIGLHNHGTINIGDTFTEGEKLTFTGIPNFAPEMFRRAVLKDPLKMKQLAKGLGQLCEEGATQLFKPLRNNDMILGAVGQLQFEVVAFRLQDEYAVTSVFETIGVHTARWIYCDDEKHLEEFRTKAYDHLAIDHSGALVYLAPSRVNLELTIERWPKISFRATRESQ, encoded by the coding sequence ATGACCTCTACCGGGCTTGAAACGGCGCGGCGGCGCACGTTTGCCATCATTTCCCACCCTGACGCGGGCAAGACCACGCTCACCGAAAAGCTGCTGCTGTTCGGCGGCGCGATCCAGCTGGCCGGCACCGTCAAGGGCCGCAAGGCGGCGCGGCATGCCACCTCCGACTGGATGGCGCTGGAGAAACAGCGCGGAATTTCCATCACCTCGTCGGTGATGCAGTTCCCGTTCCGGGACGAGATCATCAACCTGCTCGACACGCCGGGTCACGAGGACTTCTCCGAAGACACGTATCGCACGCTGACCGCGGTAGATAGTGCGCTCATGGTCATCGACTGCGCCAAGGGTGTCGAAGAGCGGACCATCAAGCTGATGGAGGTGTGCCGCATGCGCGACACGCCCATCATGACGTTCATCAACAAGCTCGATCGCGAGGGCCGTCCGCCCATCGAGCTGCTGGATGAAATCGAAAGCGTGCTCAAGATCCGCACCGCACCGGTCACCTGGCCGATCGGCATGGGCCGGGATCTGGCGGGTGTGTATCACCTCATCGAAGACCGCATCTACGTGTACGAAGCGGCGGCGCGCGGCGAGCGCGGCACCAATCGCACCATCGACGGATTACACAGCGCGGCGGGACGCGAGTTCCTCGGCGACCGTGCCGCGCGCTTCGACGATGAAATCGAGCTGGTGCGTGGCGGCACCGCCGAGTTCGACGTGGAGGCGTATCGCGAAGGGCGGCAGTCGCCGGTGTTCTTCGGCTCGGCCATTTCGAATTTCGGCGTTGAAGAACTGCTGGCGCATTTCGGCCGTCACGCTCCGGCACCGCTGCCGCGGGCAGCCGTGCAGCGCGAAGTCGACGCCGGTGAGGAGAAGCTCACAGGCTTCGTGTTCAAGATCCAGGCGAACATGGACCCGCAGCACCGCGACCGCATCGCATTCATGCGCCTGTGTTCGGGCAAGTACACGCGTGGCATGCGCATGTTCCACGTGCGACTCGAGAAGGAAATGCGCATCGCCGACGCCTTGACGTTCATGGCGGCCGACCGCTCGGCGGCCGACGAGGCATTTGCGGGCGACATCATCGGCCTGCACAACCACGGCACCATCAACATCGGCGACACCTTCACCGAGGGCGAGAAACTCACCTTCACGGGAATCCCGAATTTCGCGCCGGAGATGTTCCGGCGCGCCGTGCTGAAAGATCCGCTCAAGATGAAACAGCTCGCCAAGGGGCTGGGGCAGCTGTGCGAGGAAGGCGCCACGCAGTTGTTCAAGCCACTGCGCAACAACGACATGATCCTGGGCGCCGTCGGCCAGCTGCAGTTCGAGGTGGTGGCGTTCCGCCTGCAGGACGAATACGCGGTCACGTCCGTGTTCGAGACCATCGGCGTCCACACCGCGCGCTGGATCTACTGCGACGACGAGAAACATCTCGAGGAATTCCGCACCAAGGCGTACGACCATCTCGCCATCGATCACTCGGGCGCGCTCGTATATCTGGCGCCCTCGCGCGTGAATCTCGAGCTCACGATCGAACGCTGGCCGAAAATCTCGTTCCGCGCCACGCGGGAATCGCAGTGA
- the wrbA gene encoding NAD(P)H:quinone oxidoreductase, which translates to MTEVLIVYYSRHGATAALARHAARGVESVAGCTATLRTVPPVSAENERPVKAVPDSGAPYATLDDLRRADGLLLGSPTRFGNMAAPLKYFLDGTSAIWLDGTLSGKPAAVFSSSTTLHGGQESTLLTMALPLIHHGMLLTGIPFTERGINQTRTGGTPYGATHVAGVAPQPGALSEDEITLAQALGKRVADIAAALVAGRAARR; encoded by the coding sequence ATGACCGAAGTACTCATCGTCTATTACAGCCGCCACGGCGCCACCGCCGCGCTGGCGCGCCATGCCGCCCGCGGCGTCGAGAGCGTGGCCGGATGCACCGCCACGCTGCGGACCGTGCCGCCGGTGAGCGCCGAGAACGAACGCCCCGTGAAAGCCGTACCGGACAGCGGCGCGCCCTACGCGACACTCGACGACCTGCGCCGCGCGGACGGATTGTTGTTAGGCAGCCCGACCCGCTTCGGCAACATGGCGGCGCCGCTCAAGTATTTTCTCGATGGCACCTCCGCCATCTGGCTCGACGGCACCTTGTCGGGCAAACCCGCGGCGGTGTTTTCTTCCTCGACCACACTGCACGGCGGCCAGGAATCCACGCTGCTGACGATGGCGCTGCCGCTGATCCACCACGGCATGTTGCTCACGGGTATTCCGTTCACCGAGCGCGGCATCAACCAGACACGCACCGGCGGCACGCCGTACGGCGCCACACACGTTGCGGGCGTCGCGCCGCAGCCCGGTGCCTTGTCGGAAGACGAAATCACGCTCGCCCAGGCGCTCGGCAAACGCGTCGCGGACATTGCGGCCGCACTGGTCGCCGGGCGCGCGGCGCGCCGCTAG
- a CDS encoding proline--tRNA ligase: protein MRWSQYPVNTTKETPADADVVSQQLMLRAGLIRKLAAGLYTWMPLGLRTLRKVENIVREEMNRAGALEVLMPGVIPAELWVESGRWGQFGPELLRLKDRHERDFCLGPTHEEVITDIARNDLKSYRQLPANFYQIQMKFRDERRPRFGVMRAREFLMKDAYSFHLTQESLQQGYDAMHRAYTAIFTRLGLRFRSVVADPGAIGGTGSEEFHVLAESGEDAILFSDGDSYAANVEMAVAMPPSASRPAANAALAEVATPNARTIEEVTQQLKLSADQLVKTLLVDGDEGGVVALLVRGDHELNAVKAQKLPGVAKPLRMSSNDTIAKATGAEPGFLGPIGFKGKIYADHSVLAMADFVCGANKKDTHLTGVNWGRDLPEPTAADIRNAVAGDPSPTGKGKLAVARGIEVGHVFQLGQKYSLSMGATVLDESGKQATLYMGCYGIGVTRVVAAAIEQNHDARGIIWPDAIAPFQVVVVPINAPKSQRVRETADRLYAELVAAGVDVLLDDRDERPGVKFADTELIGIPHRVVVGDRGLEAGKLEYRHRRAAAAEEFPAGDAPAFIRGKLAN from the coding sequence ATGCGCTGGTCCCAATACCCGGTCAACACGACCAAGGAAACTCCCGCCGACGCCGACGTCGTGAGCCAACAGCTCATGCTGCGCGCGGGCCTCATTCGCAAACTCGCCGCCGGGTTGTACACCTGGATGCCGCTCGGCCTGCGCACCCTGCGCAAGGTCGAAAACATCGTGCGCGAGGAGATGAATCGTGCCGGCGCGCTGGAAGTATTGATGCCGGGCGTCATACCCGCCGAGCTGTGGGTGGAATCCGGCAGGTGGGGGCAATTCGGGCCGGAGCTGCTGCGCCTCAAGGACCGCCACGAGCGGGACTTCTGCCTCGGGCCCACGCACGAGGAAGTGATCACCGACATCGCGCGTAACGACCTCAAGAGCTACCGCCAGCTGCCGGCGAACTTCTACCAGATCCAGATGAAATTCCGCGACGAGCGCCGGCCGCGTTTCGGCGTGATGCGCGCGCGCGAATTCCTCATGAAGGATGCGTATTCGTTTCATCTGACGCAGGAATCGCTGCAACAGGGATACGACGCCATGCATCGCGCGTATACCGCGATCTTCACGCGGCTCGGCTTGCGGTTCCGCTCGGTGGTCGCGGATCCGGGCGCTATTGGCGGCACCGGTTCCGAGGAATTCCACGTGCTCGCCGAATCCGGTGAAGACGCGATCCTGTTCTCCGACGGCGACTCCTACGCCGCGAACGTCGAGATGGCCGTGGCCATGCCGCCGTCGGCGTCGCGCCCGGCTGCGAACGCAGCGCTCGCCGAAGTCGCGACACCGAACGCGCGGACCATCGAAGAAGTCACGCAGCAGCTCAAGCTGTCCGCCGACCAGTTGGTCAAGACCTTGTTAGTCGACGGTGACGAAGGCGGCGTGGTCGCGCTGCTGGTGCGTGGCGATCACGAGCTCAACGCCGTCAAGGCGCAGAAGCTGCCCGGCGTGGCGAAGCCGCTGCGCATGTCCTCGAACGACACCATCGCGAAAGCCACCGGCGCCGAGCCCGGATTCCTGGGACCGATCGGCTTCAAGGGCAAAATCTACGCGGATCACTCGGTGCTCGCGATGGCGGACTTCGTCTGCGGCGCGAACAAGAAGGACACGCACCTCACCGGCGTCAACTGGGGCCGCGATCTGCCCGAGCCCACCGCCGCCGACATCCGCAATGCGGTTGCTGGCGACCCCTCGCCCACCGGCAAGGGCAAACTAGCCGTCGCCCGGGGCATCGAAGTCGGCCACGTCTTCCAGCTGGGGCAGAAATACAGCCTGTCGATGGGCGCGACCGTGCTCGACGAATCCGGCAAACAGGCCACGCTGTACATGGGTTGCTACGGGATCGGTGTGACACGCGTCGTTGCGGCGGCCATCGAGCAGAACCATGATGCGCGCGGCATCATCTGGCCGGACGCCATCGCGCCCTTCCAGGTGGTCGTGGTACCGATCAATGCACCCAAGTCGCAACGTGTCCGAGAAACCGCAGACCGCCTGTACGCCGAGCTCGTTGCCGCGGGAGTCGACGTGTTGCTCGACGATCGCGACGAGCGCCCGGGCGTCAAGTTCGCGGATACCGAGCTCATCGGCATTCCGCATCGCGTGGTCGTGGGCGACCGCGGCCTCGAGGCCGGCAAACTCGAATACCGCCACCGGCGCGCCGCAGCGGCCGAGGAATTCCCGGCCGGCGATGCGCCCGCGTTCATCCGCGGCAAGCTGGCTAACTAG
- the pssA gene encoding CDP-diacylglycerol--serine O-phosphatidyltransferase — MTQDLKTTGNSPPNPPSRGIYLLPNLLTTGCLFSGFYSIVAAIDRNFALAGGAVFIAMVFDGLDGRVARWTRTESSFGKEYDSLADMVAFGVAPAVLVYQWGVVRIGEYGHEWRQFGWVVAFFYACCAAMRLARFNTAVAGGDKRYFQGLPSPSAAAVVAAFVWFFSKWREPGLPGLLLAFAVTGYAAALMVSAFSYLSLKQIEVNQRVKYSYIAFVILPMLILIRLDAPTMLFAMFVSYATYGPVQWLVRKMRRPRVPPPVSTS; from the coding sequence GTGACGCAAGACCTTAAAACGACCGGGAATTCGCCGCCGAATCCGCCGAGCCGCGGCATTTATCTGCTGCCCAATCTGCTCACCACCGGCTGTCTCTTTTCCGGCTTCTACTCCATCGTCGCGGCCATCGACCGCAATTTCGCCCTGGCGGGCGGAGCGGTATTCATCGCGATGGTGTTCGACGGTCTCGACGGCCGCGTGGCGCGCTGGACGCGCACGGAAAGCTCCTTCGGCAAGGAGTACGACAGTCTCGCGGACATGGTGGCCTTCGGTGTGGCGCCCGCGGTGCTCGTCTATCAATGGGGCGTGGTGCGCATCGGCGAGTACGGCCACGAATGGCGGCAGTTCGGCTGGGTGGTCGCGTTCTTCTATGCATGCTGCGCGGCGATGCGCCTGGCGCGCTTCAACACTGCCGTCGCGGGTGGCGACAAGCGCTACTTCCAGGGCCTGCCGAGTCCGTCGGCCGCGGCGGTCGTCGCCGCCTTTGTGTGGTTCTTCAGCAAGTGGCGCGAGCCCGGGTTGCCTGGTTTGCTGCTGGCGTTCGCGGTCACGGGTTATGCCGCGGCGCTGATGGTCTCGGCGTTCAGTTACCTCTCGCTCAAGCAGATCGAGGTCAACCAGCGCGTCAAGTATTCGTACATCGCGTTCGTGATCCTGCCGATGCTCATCCTGATCCGCCTCGACGCGCCGACGATGTTGTTCGCGATGTTCGTTTCCTACGCGACGTACGGGCCCGTCCAGTGGCTGGTCCGCAAGATGCGCCGTCCGCGCGTGCCACCGCCCGTATCGACTAGCTAG
- the rimI gene encoding ribosomal protein S18-alanine N-acetyltransferase, with the protein MAAAPEDLREVPEVVIRPMLEIDLPEIAAIELKSYAFPWSENIFRDCLRVGYTCRALDLAGQIIGYGVMSLGAGEAHILNVCVREEFRTVGFGGRLLENLLERAAAGGVTEAFLEVRPSNLAAIRLYQRLGFEQIGIRRGYYQAPDGREDAIVLKRELRRT; encoded by the coding sequence GTGGCCGCGGCTCCCGAGGACCTGCGGGAAGTGCCGGAAGTCGTCATCCGGCCGATGCTGGAAATCGATCTTCCCGAGATCGCCGCGATCGAGCTGAAGAGCTACGCGTTTCCCTGGAGCGAGAACATTTTCCGCGACTGCCTGCGCGTCGGGTACACCTGCCGCGCGCTCGACCTGGCCGGGCAGATCATCGGCTACGGGGTCATGAGCCTGGGAGCAGGCGAGGCGCACATCCTCAATGTCTGCGTGCGGGAAGAATTCCGCACCGTCGGATTTGGCGGACGCCTGCTCGAAAACCTGCTCGAACGGGCCGCCGCCGGCGGGGTCACCGAAGCATTTCTCGAGGTGCGGCCGAGCAATCTCGCCGCCATCCGGCTCTATCAACGTCTCGGGTTCGAACAAATCGGCATTCGCCGCGGGTATTATCAGGCCCCCGATGGGCGTGAAGACGCCATCGTGCTGAAGCGCGAGCTTCGGCGCACCTGA
- a CDS encoding uracil-DNA glycosylase — translation MQATLRNAYLDALGIDRWVPRDAPEAAADTPEPITAAPRTSSARAPAPEPASRAPLIAPTPLPAGIDWEPLRERVAGCTLCDLCKTRTQTVFGVGNRAAEWLVIGEAPGAEEDRQGEPFVGRAGQLLNAMLLAIGLPRDTVFIANVLKCRPPGNRDPKPEEVSRCLPYLSAQIALLKPKVILAVGRIAAQNLLATDAPLSRLRGKLHTFGEANTPLVITYHPAYLLRTPGDKRKAWEDLKFARSTYQRIVGGGG, via the coding sequence ATGCAAGCGACGCTGCGCAACGCGTATCTCGACGCGCTCGGAATCGATCGCTGGGTGCCTCGCGATGCGCCCGAGGCGGCCGCGGACACCCCCGAGCCCATTACCGCTGCGCCGCGCACGTCATCCGCGCGCGCGCCAGCGCCCGAGCCCGCGTCGCGCGCGCCGCTCATCGCCCCCACGCCGCTGCCGGCCGGCATTGACTGGGAACCGCTGCGCGAGCGCGTGGCCGGATGCACACTTTGCGACCTGTGCAAGACGCGCACGCAAACCGTATTCGGCGTGGGCAACCGCGCGGCCGAATGGCTGGTCATCGGCGAAGCGCCGGGCGCCGAAGAAGACCGCCAGGGCGAACCATTCGTCGGCCGCGCCGGCCAGTTGCTCAACGCCATGCTGCTGGCCATCGGCCTGCCGCGCGACACCGTGTTCATCGCCAACGTGCTCAAGTGCCGTCCGCCGGGCAATCGCGATCCGAAACCCGAGGAGGTTTCGCGCTGCCTGCCGTACCTGTCGGCGCAGATCGCGTTGCTCAAGCCGAAGGTCATCCTTGCGGTAGGCCGCATCGCCGCGCAGAACCTGCTGGCGACCGACGCGCCGCTGTCGCGCCTGCGCGGCAAGCTGCACACCTTCGGCGAGGCGAACACGCCGCTCGTGATCACCTATCACCCTGCCTATCTACTGCGCACGCCCGGCGACAAGCGCAAGGCCTGGGAAGACCTCAAGTTCGCGCGGTCGACTTACCAACGCATCGTGGGTGGAGGGGGCTGA